The genomic region AGTACCGGACAGGTTCGGGGAGGCTTGTGTGGTTTGTCGTCCGGATCAGCGACCCGAAGTGCGGGTGATCAGCCCTGACGCTGCTTGTGACGCAGGTTCTCGCAGATCACCATGACCCGCCCGTGACGGCGGATCACCTTGCACTTGTCGCAGATCTTCTTGACGCTCGGCTGGACCTTCACGGTCGTGCACTCCTGCTTGGCCGCGTGTCCTGGGGGCACCAGGACACCGTGGAGGTCACTTGTAGCGGTAGACGATGCGGCCACGGGACAGGTCGTAGGGCGACAGCTCCACGACTACCCGGTCCTCGGGCAGGATGCGGATGTAGTGCTGCCGCATCTTGCCGCTGATGTGTGCAAGGACCCTGTGGCCGTTCTCCAACTCGACGCGAAACATCGCGTTGGGGAGCGGCTCGACTACGCGGCCCTCGACTTCAATGGCCCCGTCCTTCTTGCCCATGTCCTCCGCGTTTCGTGACAGTGATGATCTGGCAAACCCGATCAGACTAGGAAAGACCCCTGATCAGGCGGTGTACGGGCAGTCGAGGGGCCCGCTACCTTCGAGACCCTGGATGACCGCCGGGTGAGCACCAGAAGTGCGGAACACCGGTCGCCAGGCAGCTGATGAACAGCCACGGGCACGTCGGAACGGGCACAACGAGATGCGCCGTCGCTCCAGTGTAGGCGCAGTATGCGCTGGTCTCCAAACCGGGGTGGGTCAGCCGCGCTCGCCGCGCTGCCGCTCGCCGCGTCTGCTCATCCAGCTGAACAGCTCGATGGCCCCCCAGATGCCCACCGGCCAGAGGAACCAGGGGTAGATCCCCTCGCCGGTGACCAGCGCCATGCCGGCCCACACCGCGACCATGATCGCGCTGGCGATGAGCCACGTCCGCACTGATTCGCTCACGTCAGCCAGGGTGGCAGCACGCCCCGTCACCAGGCGTCATCCCCGATGGGGATTCGAGGGGGTCCCTGAGAGGGAGCCCGGCGCGCCGGATGTTGTCGCCGACCGCGGTCCGGACACAGAGTGGGCGAAGGGGGGTGGCGATGAGCGGTCCGGAGGAGCGCTTCACCGCGCTGTACCAGCTGCACTACGAGGACATCGCCCGCTACCTGCGCCGACGCGCGCCGGAGCTGGACTGCCGGGACCTGGTCGCGGACGTGTTCCTGGTGGCCTGGCGCCGCTTCGCCGAGCTGGAGCGCGCCCGGCTGCCGCTGCCCTGGCTGTACGGGGTGGCCCGCCGGGTGCTGGCCAACGCCTGCCGCGGCGCGCGCCGGGCGGACGGGCTGGTGGCCAAGGCCGCCCGCTACTCCGGCCGGGACCTCGCCGCCGACCACACCGAGCAGACCGAGGACCGGCTGGCCCTGGCCGCGGCGCTGGCCGGACTGGGCGAGACCGACCGGGAGGCGCTCCGGCTGATCGCCTGGGAAGGGCTGTCCACCAGGGACGCGGCCGCGGCGCTCGGCTGCTCGGCGGCCGCGCTGAGCATGCGGCTGCTCCGGCTGCGGCGACGCCTGCGCACGGACGCCTGGCCCGCCTTGGCACTGCTGACCGGAGGAGCGTGATGGGTGCCGAGGAGGAACTGCGGCGGCTGCTGGCGCCGCTGGACCCGGCCGCGCGGGCCACGGACTGGCCCGATCCGGCGGACCGGGCCGCTGACCTGCACCGCATCCTGACCACCGGGACGGACACCGGTGGTCCCCGGTACCGGCGGCGCCCGGTGCTCGCCGGAGTGGGGGTGACGGCGGCGGTCATCACCTCGGTGACCGCCGTCGGCCTGCTCCTGCCCGAGCTCCCGGCCCAGCACACCACGCTGCCGCCACCGGCCCGGACCGTGCCGGTGGACGACGCCCCCGCGCCGGACTGGCTGCGCTCGGTGGCCGACTGGCAGGACACCAAGCCGCAGTCCCCGCCGGCCGGACCGGTCGAGCAGGTGCGGCGGGAGGAGTGGCGGGCGGTGGGCTTCGGCATGGTGCACCAGCAGCCGCCGCACGAGACCGAGGTGCTGCACCGCCCGGACGGCTCCCGGCGCATCACCGTCTCGTGGCCGGGCCAGGCGCCCACCGTCCAGGACACCCCGTCCGGATCGACCGGCTACAGCCCCGCCGCGCCGATCCCGGACGGGGAGGCCGCCTTCACCGCCTGGCTGTGGCAGGGGATCGACGTGGCCTGCGAGCCCGCCGCCGCCCTGGAGGCGGTGCGGAACCTGGTCCGGGACCGGGCGCTCACCGCGCGCCAGCGGAGCTGGCTGCTGCGTGCGCTCAGCCAGGTGCCCGGCCTGCACCGGGACGGACCCGCCGGCGACGGCCCCAGCCGGGCGGGCGAGCTGCTCAGCCGGGTCGACGAGGTGGCGGGGCGGAGGGTCCGGCACACGCTGCTGATCAACCAGTACGACGCCCGGATCCTGCGGTACGAGGAGTTCAGCGACGGCGCCAAGGTGGCCTACGAGTCCTACCTGGTGTCCACACACCTGCCGCTCGCGGGCTGAACACGCGACAGCGCCCCGGAGCCGGGACTCCGGGGCGCTGTCGTGGTGCTGTGTGGTCAGTCCTCCAGGGCGGTGAGCACCCAGGGGCCGTCCTCGGTGACCGCGACGCTGTGTTCCCAGTGCGCGGCGCGGGAGCCGTCGTCGGTGATGACGGTCCAGCCGTCCTCGAGCTCGATGGTGTCGTCGCTGCCCAGGGTGACCATGGGCTCGACCGCGATGGCCATGCCGACCTTGAGCTTGGGGCCCTTGCCCGGCTTGCCGCGGTTGGGCAGGAACGGTTCCATGTGCATCTGGCTGCCGATGCCGTGGCCGCCGTAGTCGGCGACGATGGCGTAGGCCAGGCCGTCCCGCTTGGCCGCGGCCACCACCGCGGTCTCGATGGCGTGGCTGATGTCGCTGAGCCGGTTGTCCGGGCGGACCGCGGCGATACCGGCGATCATCGACTCCCGGCAGGCGTTGGACAGCTTCAGCTCCTGCTCGGTCACCGTGCCGATGGCCAGGGTGACCGCGGAGTCGCCGTGCCAGCCGTCCAGGATCGCGCCGCAGTCCACCGACAGCAGGTCGCCGTCGGCGAGCACCTGCTCCCGGTTCGGGATGCCGTGCACGACCTGCTCGTTCACCGAGGCGCAGATCGAGCCCGGGAAGCCGTGGTAGCCCTTGAACGAGGGCACCGCGCCGGCGTCCCGGATGGTCTGCTCGGCCAGCTCGTCCAGCTCACCGGTGCTCACCCCGGCCTTGGCCGCCGAGGCGACCGCGGCCAGGGTGCGTGCCACCACCAGGCCGGCGGCGCGCATGGCCTCCAGCTCGGTGCGAGTCTTGATCTCGATTCCGCGTCCGCGCCTGAGCACGGGCCCCGCCCTTCTACCTACGGTTGTTGAGCGCGTCCAGCGCGCGGCCGGTGATCTCCTCGACCGTGCCGACCGCGTCCACCTTCAGCAGGATGTCCGCGTAGTAGTCGAGCAGCGGCGCGGTCTCCGAGCGGTACACCTGCTGGCGCCGCCGGATCACGTCCTCGTTGTCGTCGGAGCGGCCGCGGGCGAGCAGCCGCTCCACCACGACGTCCTCGGCCACCGCGAACTCCAGCACCGCGTCCAGGGCCTCGTCGTTCTCCTTGAGGATCTGGCCGAGCACGTCCGCCTGCGCGGTGTTGCGCGGGAAGCCGTCCAGTAGGAAGCCGTTCACCGCGTCCGCCTCGGCCAGCCGCTCCCGCACCATCGAGTTGGTGACCGAGTCCGGCACCAGCTCACCGGCGTCCAGGTAGCGCTTGGCTTCCTTGCCCAGAGCGGTCTCCTGGCCGACGTTGTACCGGAACAGCTCGCCGGTGGAGATGTGCGGCACACCGAGCTTCTGACTCAGCACGGTGGCCTGCGTACCCTTGCCCGCTCCGGGCGGGCCGACAAGAACGAGTCGCACTAGCGGAGGAACCCTTCGTAGTTACGCTGCATGAGCTGGCTCTCGATCTGCTTCACCGTGTCCAGGCCGACGCCGACCATGATCAGCACCGCGGTGCCGCCGAACGGGAAGTTCTGGTTCTGCCCATCGCCGGTGACACCGAGGAAGAAGTTCGGCAACACGGCGATGATGCCCAGGTAGAGCGAGCCCGGCAGGGTGATCCGGCTCAGTACGAACTGCAGGTACTCGGCCGTCGGACGGCCGGGGCGGATACCAGGGATGAACCCGCCGAACTTCTTCATCTCGTCGGCGCGCTCGTCCGGGTTGAACGTGATCGCCACGTAGAAGTACGTGAAGAAGATGATCAGCAGGAAGTACAGCGTGATGTGCACCCAGCTGCGCTGGTTGACCACCTGGTCGCGCAGGAAGATCTGCCACCAGCTCGCCTCGCCCGCGCCCTGGGTCAGCCTGGTGATCAGGTCCGGCAGGTACAGCAGCGAGGAGGCGAAGATGACCGGGATGACACCGGCCTGGTTCACCTTCAGCGGCAGGTAGGTCGAGGTGCCGCCGTACATCCGGCGGCCGATCATGCGCTTGGCGTACTGCACCGGGATCCGGCGCTGCGCCTGCTCCACGAAGATGACGCTGGCGATGATGACCAGGCCGAACACGCAGATGATGGCGAAGGTGACGCCGCCCTGGCGCAGGATGTTGGCGCCCTCGGCCGGGATCCGGGCCGCGATCATGGTGAAGATCAGCAGGGACATGCCGTTGCCGATGCCGCGCTCGGTGATCAGCTCACCCAGCCACATGATCACCGCGGTGCCCGCGGTCATCGTGATCACGATGACGATCAGGCCGAAGATGCCCTTGTCCGGGATGATGTCCAGCGTGCAGTTCTGGAACAGCTGACCTCGCACCGCGAGCGCGGTGAACGCGGTGGCCTGCAGGATGGCCAGCGCGATGGTGAGGTAGCGGGTGTACTGGGTCAGCTTGCCCTGACCGGCCTGACCCTCCTTGCGCAGCTGCTCGAACCGCGGGATGACCACGGTGAGCAGCTGGATGATGATGCTCGCGGTGATGTACGGCATGATGCCCAGCGCGAAGATCGACAACTGCAACAACGCACCGCCGCTGAACAGGTTCAGCAGGGTGTAGATGTTGTTGGCGTTGTCACCCTCGGCCTGCCGGATGCATTCCTGGATGTTGGGGTAGGAAACCCCTGGCGACGGCAGGGTCGCGCCCAGGCGGTAGACCGCGATGAGCGCGAGGGTGAAGAGGATCTTGCGGCGTAGGTCAGGCGTCGCAAGAGCCGAGCGGAAGGCGCTGAGCACGCAAGACCTCCTCGGCGTGGCCGGCCCGGTTGGCCGACTACTGACGGACCCGGCCCGCTGGCCGGCTGTACCTCACCTGGCGAGCGGAACTCGCGCAGTCCAGGGACGCATCGCACCACCACAGCGCGAAGCGTGCTGACGACTTTAACAGCCTGGATCTCCGTGCCCACCCCTACCGTCGGATTGACCTTGGGAATGCGTGGAACGGAGTACCGGGCCGGAAACTGGAACGGGCCGGCGGGTCGCCCCCGCCGGCCCGTTCCACCAGCTAACAGCTCACAGCACGGTGGTGGAGCCACCAGCTGCGTTGATCTTGTCCATCGCGCTCTGGGAGAACTTGTGCGCGGTGACGTCGAGCTTGACCCCGCCCAGGTCCCCGTCGCCGAGGACCTTGACCAGCTTGCCCTTGCGGACCAGACCGGCGTTGACGATGTCCTCCACCCCGATGGCGCCCCCCTCGGGGAACAGCCGGGCCAGGTCGGTCACGTTGACCGGCTGGTACTCGGTGCGGAACGGGTTCTTGAAGCCCTTGAGCTTCGGCAGCCGCATGTGGATGGGCATCTGCCCACCCTCCAGGCGCGCGGGGACGTTCTTGCGCGCCTTGGTGCCCTTGGTACCACGACCCGCGGTCTTGCCCTTGGAACCCTCACCACGACCCACACGGGTCTTGGCGGTGTTGGAGCCAGGGGCCGGACGCAGGTGGTGCAGCTTGATAGTCATCAGTCAGCGACCTCCTCGACCGCCACCAGGTGCCGCACGGTGTGGACGAGGCCACGGACCTGCGGGCTGTCCTCACGGACCACCGACTGGCGGATCTTGCGCAGACCCAGGGTGCGAAGCGAGTCGCGCTGGTTCTGCTTGCAACCAATGGTGCTGCGCAGCTGGGTGATCTGGAGCTTGGCCACGAGGATCACGCCCCCTGTCCAGCTCGGGCCCGCAGCATGCCGGCCGGAGCAACGTCCTCCAGCGGCAGGCCACGACGCGCGGCGACCTCTTCAGGGCGCTGCAGCATCTTCAGCGCGGCGACGGTGGCACGCACGATGTTGATGGCGTTGTCGCTACCCAGCGACTTGCTCAGCACATCGTGGATGCCCACGCACTCCAGCACGGCACGCACCGGGCCACCGGCGATGACACCGGTACCGGGGCTGGCCGGGCGCAGGAGCACGACGCCGGCGGCGTCCTCGCCCTGGACCGGGTGCGGGATGGTGCCCGCGATGCGAGGGACGCGGAAGAAGCTCTTCTTCGCCTCCTCGACACCCTTGGCGATGGCGGCCGGAACTTCCTTGGCCTTGCCGTAGCCGACGCCAACCATTCCGTCGCCGTCACCCACGATCACCAGCGCGGTGAAGCTGAAACGACGACCACCCTTGACCACCTTCGCGACGCGGTTGATCGCAACCACGCGCTCGATGTGCAGGCTCTTCTCCTGGGGAGCTCCGCCACGACCGGAGTCGCGACGGTCGCGACGGTCACGCCGCTCGCCACGCTCGTTGCCCTGGCCACCCGGACCGCCCTGGCCGCCGCCGAATTGCCGTGTACGTCCCGGCATCAGGCGTTCCTTCCTTCAGTGCTCTGCATGACTCTCAGAACTCCAGCCCGTGCTCGCGCGCGGCGTCAGCCAGCGCGGCGATGCGGCCGTGGTAGTCGTAGCCGCCCCGGTCGAAGACGACCTTGGCGATTCCGGCTTCCTTGGCCCTGGCCGCGACCAGCTCGCCCACCTTGGCAGCGCGAGCCTTCTTGTCGCCGTCCAGCGCGCGGATGTCCGCCTCCAGGGTGGAGGCCGAGGCCAGGGTGTGACCGGCGAGGTCGTCGATGACCTGCGCGACGAGGTGCCGCGAGGACCGGGTGACCACCAGACGCGGGCGCTCCGGGGTTCCGCTGATCTTCTTGCGGAGCCGGAAGTGCCGACGCGTACGGGCCACGCGACGCAGGGTGGAGACGTCCTTGCCTGCGCGCTTGCGCTTGACGGTTGTTGTCTCGCTCATGCTCACTTACCCGTCTTTCCGACCTTGCGGCGGATGTTCTCGCCCGCGTAGCGCACGCCCTTGCCCTTGTACGGGTCCGGCTTGCGCAGCTTGCGGATGTTCGCCGCAACCTCGCCGACCTGCTGCTTGTCGATGCCCTGGACCGAGAACCGGGTGGGGGACTCGACGACGAAGGTGATGCCTTCCGGCGGAGTCACCTTCACCGGGTGGCTGTAGCCGAGCGCGAACTCCAGCTCGGAGCCCTTCAGCGCCACGCGGTAACCGACGCCGTGGATCTCGAGCTTCTTCTCGTAGCCCGCGGTCACACCGACGACCATGTTGTTCACCAGGGTGCGCGACAGACCGTGCAGCGCGCGGCTGCGACGCTCGTCGTTCGGGCGCTTGACCTGGAGCACGCCGTCCTCGTCCCGCTCGATGAGGATCGGCTCGACCAGGGTGTGCGCGAGAGTGCCCTTGGGGCCCTTCACGGTGATGCTGGGGCCGTCGATCTTGACGTCCACACCGGCGGGCACGGGGATCGGGAGCTTACCGATACGCGACATGTCTACTCCCCTCCCTTACCAGACGTAGGCGAGGACTTCCCCGCCCACACCCTGCTTGTTGGCCTGCCGGTCGGTCAGCAGACCGGTCGACGTGGAGATGATGGCAACGCCCAGCCCGCCCAGCACCTTCGGCAGGTTGGTGGACTTGGCGTAAACCCGCAGACCGGGCTTGGAGACGCGCCGGAGGCCGGCGATGCTCCGCTCACGGTTGGGGCCGTACTTGAGCTCGACGACGAGATGCTGGCTCTTCTCGCCCTGCTCGGTCCGGTGGCCGGAGATGTAGCCCTCGCGCTGCAGGATGTCGGCGATCGACGCCTTCAGCTTCGAGTGCGGCATCACGACCTGGTCGTGGTACGCCGAGTTGGCGTTGCGCAGACGGGTGAGCATGTCTGCGATCGGATCGGTCATCGTCATGGTGACCTTGTCAACCTTTCTCGCCGGGGTTCCCGCACGGGCCTACGGCGAAGTGGAAATCAGCGGGGCGTGGGCCAGGCAGCCTGGATCACCAGGAGGACTTGCTCACGCCGGGAAGCTCGCCCCGGTGCGCCATCTCGCGGAGGCACACCCGGCACAAGCCGAACTTACGGAAGACCGAGTGCGGACGGCCGCAGCGCTGGCAGCGGGTGTAACCCCGCACCTTGAACTTCGGCTTGCGCGCGGCCTTCTGGACAAGCGCCTTCTTCGCCATGAATCAGTTCTCCTTGAACGGGAAGCCCAGGAGCTTCAGCAGCGCCCGGCCCTCCTCGTCGGTGCCGGCGGTGGTGACGACGGTGATGTCCATACCGCGCGGGCGGTCGATCGAGTCGGGGTCGATCTCGTGGAACATCGACTGCTCGTTCAGACCGAACGTGTAGTTCCCGTTGCCGTCGAACTGCTTCGGGGACAGACCGCGGAAGTCACGGATACGCGGCAGCGCGATGGTCAGCAGCCGGTCCAGGAACTCCCACATGCGGTCGCCGCGCAGGGTGACCTTCGCGCCGATCGGCATGCCCTCGCGGAGCTTGAACTGCGCGATGGACTTGCGCGCCTTGCGCACCTCCGGCCGCTGGCCGGTGATGGTGGCCAGGTCGCGGATGGCGCCCTCGATCAGCTTTCCGTCGCGGGCGGCGTCACCGACACCCATGTTCACGACGATCTTCACCAGGCCGGGGATCTGCATCCGGTTGGCGTAGACGAACTGCTCCTGCAGCGCGCCCGTGATCTCCTCGCGGTAGCGGCCCTTGAGCCGCGGAGCGATCTTCTCTGCGGTCGTCATGATCAGATGTCCTTACCGTTCCGCCGCGAGATACGGACGCGACGACCCTCGTCGTTGGTGCGGTAACCAACGCGGGTGGGCTTGCCGTCGGAGTCCACGACCATCACGTTGCTCACGTGGATCGAGGCCTCCTGGGTCACGATGCCGCCGGTCTGGGCGCCACGCTGGGTCTGCGAGACCCGCGTGTGCTTCTTGATCCGGTTGACACCTTCGACGAGGACGCGGTCGGTGTCCGGGTAGGCCTGGATGACCTTGCCCTTGGCGCCCTTGTCCTTGCCGGCGATGACGACGACCGTGTCGCCCTTTTTGATCTTCATGTCAGAGCACCTCCGGCGCCAGCGAGATGATCTTCATGAACTTCTTGTCACGCAGCTCGCGGCCGACCGGGCCGAAGATGCGGGTACCGCGGGGCTCGGTCTCGTTCTTGATCAGAACGGCCGCGTTCTCGTCGAACCGGATGTAGGAACCGTCCGGACGGCGACGCTCCTTGACCGTGCGAACGATGACCGCCTTGACGACGTCACCCTTCTTCACGTTGGCGCCGGGGATCGCGTCCTTGACGGTGGCGACGATGACGTCGCCGATACCCGCGTAGCGACGCGACGAACCACCGAGAACGCGGATGCAGAGGATTTCCTTCGCACCCGTGTTGTCGGCGACGCGCAGTCGCGACTCCTGCTGAATCACTTGCCTTCTCCTTGACCCATACTGGCGTGCCAGATTTCCGACCTGACACGCGCGGTCCCGTCCCGCTCGCGCGGGGCGGTGGTGTTACTTGGCCTTCTCGAGGACCTCGACGAGCCGCCAGCGCTTGGTCGCCGACAGCGGCCGGGTCTCCATCAGCAGCACGCGGTCGCCCACGCCCGCGGTGTTGGCCTCGTCGTGCGCCTTCACCTTGGTGGTGGTGCGCAGGACCTTGCCGTACAGCGGGTGCTTCTTGCGGTCCTCGAGCGCGACCACGATCGTCTTGTCCATCTTGTCCGCGACAACGTAGCCCTCGCGGGTCTTACGGTTGTTGCGCACGTCAGTGCTCTCGACATTCTCGCTCATGCTGCACCTTCACCTTCAGCGGATGCCGCGACCTCGTCCGGCGAGACGGACAGGCCCAGCTCACGTTCCCGCATCACGGTGTAGATACGGGCGATCTCGTGCCGGATGGCACGCAGACGCCGGTTGTTGTCGAGCTGCCCGGTCGCCATCTGGAAGCGGAGGTTGAACAGCTCCTCCTTGGCCTCCCGAAGACGCAGCACGAGCTCCTCGTTGGTGAGCTCACGCAGCTCGGAAGCGGTGTTCGTCGCTGCCATCAGAACTCACCACCCTCACGCGTGACGATGCGGCACTTCATCGGAAGCTTGTGGATCGCGCGGCGGAGCGCCTCGCGGGCCACGGTCTCGTTCGGGAAGCTCATCTCGAAGACGACGCGACCCGGCTTGACGTTGGCCACCCAGTACTCCGGCGAACCCTTACCGGAACCCATGCGGGTCTCGGCAGGCTTCTTGGTGAGCGGGCGGTCCGGGAAGATGTTGATCCAGACCTTGCCGCCACGGCGGATGTGC from Crossiella sp. CA-258035 harbors:
- the rpmJ gene encoding 50S ribosomal protein L36, which encodes MKVQPSVKKICDKCKVIRRHGRVMVICENLRHKQRQG
- the infA gene encoding translation initiation factor IF-1, translating into MGKKDGAIEVEGRVVEPLPNAMFRVELENGHRVLAHISGKMRQHYIRILPEDRVVVELSPYDLSRGRIVYRYK
- a CDS encoding sigma-70 family RNA polymerase sigma factor, whose translation is MSGPEERFTALYQLHYEDIARYLRRRAPELDCRDLVADVFLVAWRRFAELERARLPLPWLYGVARRVLANACRGARRADGLVAKAARYSGRDLAADHTEQTEDRLALAAALAGLGETDREALRLIAWEGLSTRDAAAALGCSAAALSMRLLRLRRRLRTDAWPALALLTGGA
- the map gene encoding type I methionyl aminopeptidase — translated: MLRRGRGIEIKTRTELEAMRAAGLVVARTLAAVASAAKAGVSTGELDELAEQTIRDAGAVPSFKGYHGFPGSICASVNEQVVHGIPNREQVLADGDLLSVDCGAILDGWHGDSAVTLAIGTVTEQELKLSNACRESMIAGIAAVRPDNRLSDISHAIETAVVAAAKRDGLAYAIVADYGGHGIGSQMHMEPFLPNRGKPGKGPKLKVGMAIAVEPMVTLGSDDTIELEDGWTVITDDGSRAAHWEHSVAVTEDGPWVLTALED
- a CDS encoding adenylate kinase; amino-acid sequence: MRLVLVGPPGAGKGTQATVLSQKLGVPHISTGELFRYNVGQETALGKEAKRYLDAGELVPDSVTNSMVRERLAEADAVNGFLLDGFPRNTAQADVLGQILKENDEALDAVLEFAVAEDVVVERLLARGRSDDNEDVIRRRQQVYRSETAPLLDYYADILLKVDAVGTVEEITGRALDALNNRR
- the secY gene encoding preprotein translocase subunit SecY: MLSAFRSALATPDLRRKILFTLALIAVYRLGATLPSPGVSYPNIQECIRQAEGDNANNIYTLLNLFSGGALLQLSIFALGIMPYITASIIIQLLTVVIPRFEQLRKEGQAGQGKLTQYTRYLTIALAILQATAFTALAVRGQLFQNCTLDIIPDKGIFGLIVIVITMTAGTAVIMWLGELITERGIGNGMSLLIFTMIAARIPAEGANILRQGGVTFAIICVFGLVIIASVIFVEQAQRRIPVQYAKRMIGRRMYGGTSTYLPLKVNQAGVIPVIFASSLLYLPDLITRLTQGAGEASWWQIFLRDQVVNQRSWVHITLYFLLIIFFTYFYVAITFNPDERADEMKKFGGFIPGIRPGRPTAEYLQFVLSRITLPGSLYLGIIAVLPNFFLGVTGDGQNQNFPFGGTAVLIMVGVGLDTVKQIESQLMQRNYEGFLR
- the rplO gene encoding 50S ribosomal protein L15, with translation MMTIKLHHLRPAPGSNTAKTRVGRGEGSKGKTAGRGTKGTKARKNVPARLEGGQMPIHMRLPKLKGFKNPFRTEYQPVNVTDLARLFPEGGAIGVEDIVNAGLVRKGKLVKVLGDGDLGGVKLDVTAHKFSQSAMDKINAAGGSTTVL
- the rpmD gene encoding 50S ribosomal protein L30, translated to MAKLQITQLRSTIGCKQNQRDSLRTLGLRKIRQSVVREDSPQVRGLVHTVRHLVAVEEVAD
- the rpsE gene encoding 30S ribosomal protein S5, with protein sequence MPGRTRQFGGGQGGPGGQGNERGERRDRRDRRDSGRGGAPQEKSLHIERVVAINRVAKVVKGGRRFSFTALVIVGDGDGMVGVGYGKAKEVPAAIAKGVEEAKKSFFRVPRIAGTIPHPVQGEDAAGVVLLRPASPGTGVIAGGPVRAVLECVGIHDVLSKSLGSDNAINIVRATVAALKMLQRPEEVAARRGLPLEDVAPAGMLRARAGQGA
- the rplR gene encoding 50S ribosomal protein L18 produces the protein MSMSETTTVKRKRAGKDVSTLRRVARTRRHFRLRKKISGTPERPRLVVTRSSRHLVAQVIDDLAGHTLASASTLEADIRALDGDKKARAAKVGELVAARAKEAGIAKVVFDRGGYDYHGRIAALADAAREHGLEF
- the rplF gene encoding 50S ribosomal protein L6, which produces MSRIGKLPIPVPAGVDVKIDGPSITVKGPKGTLAHTLVEPILIERDEDGVLQVKRPNDERRSRALHGLSRTLVNNMVVGVTAGYEKKLEIHGVGYRVALKGSELEFALGYSHPVKVTPPEGITFVVESPTRFSVQGIDKQQVGEVAANIRKLRKPDPYKGKGVRYAGENIRRKVGKTGK
- the rpsH gene encoding 30S ribosomal protein S8; its protein translation is MTMTDPIADMLTRLRNANSAYHDQVVMPHSKLKASIADILQREGYISGHRTEQGEKSQHLVVELKYGPNRERSIAGLRRVSKPGLRVYAKSTNLPKVLGGLGVAIISTSTGLLTDRQANKQGVGGEVLAYVW
- a CDS encoding type Z 30S ribosomal protein S14, yielding MAKKALVQKAARKPKFKVRGYTRCQRCGRPHSVFRKFGLCRVCLREMAHRGELPGVSKSSW
- the rplE gene encoding 50S ribosomal protein L5 gives rise to the protein MTTAEKIAPRLKGRYREEITGALQEQFVYANRMQIPGLVKIVVNMGVGDAARDGKLIEGAIRDLATITGQRPEVRKARKSIAQFKLREGMPIGAKVTLRGDRMWEFLDRLLTIALPRIRDFRGLSPKQFDGNGNYTFGLNEQSMFHEIDPDSIDRPRGMDITVVTTAGTDEEGRALLKLLGFPFKEN
- the rplX gene encoding 50S ribosomal protein L24, translating into MKIKKGDTVVVIAGKDKGAKGKVIQAYPDTDRVLVEGVNRIKKHTRVSQTQRGAQTGGIVTQEASIHVSNVMVVDSDGKPTRVGYRTNDEGRRVRISRRNGKDI
- the rplN gene encoding 50S ribosomal protein L14 yields the protein MIQQESRLRVADNTGAKEILCIRVLGGSSRRYAGIGDVIVATVKDAIPGANVKKGDVVKAVIVRTVKERRRPDGSYIRFDENAAVLIKNETEPRGTRIFGPVGRELRDKKFMKIISLAPEVL
- the rpsQ gene encoding 30S ribosomal protein S17; the encoded protein is MSENVESTDVRNNRKTREGYVVADKMDKTIVVALEDRKKHPLYGKVLRTTTKVKAHDEANTAGVGDRVLLMETRPLSATKRWRLVEVLEKAK
- the rpmC gene encoding 50S ribosomal protein L29; the protein is MAATNTASELRELTNEELVLRLREAKEELFNLRFQMATGQLDNNRRLRAIRHEIARIYTVMRERELGLSVSPDEVAASAEGEGAA
- the rplP gene encoding 50S ribosomal protein L16: MLIPRRVKHRKQHHPGRSGAAKGGTRVTFGEFGIQALEPAYVTNRQIESARIAITRHIRRGGKVWINIFPDRPLTKKPAETRMGSGKGSPEYWVANVKPGRVVFEMSFPNETVAREALRRAIHKLPMKCRIVTREGGEF